In one window of Psychrobacter sp. P2G3 DNA:
- the hisF gene encoding imidazole glycerol phosphate synthase subunit HisF: MLAKRIIPCLDVDNGRVVKGVQFVDIKDAGDPVEVAKRYNEQGADEITFLDITATNDGRDTTYHTVERMAETVFVPLTVGGGVRKIADIRNLLNAGADKVAINSAAVFTPEFVGEASQKFGNQCIVVAIDAKRVADIEVDGIIMPRWEIFTHGGRKPTGIDAVAWASKMAELGAGELLVTSMDGDGTKKGYDLALMRQITSRVNVPVIASGGVGNLQHLAEGVLQGGVDAVLAASIFHFGEYTVQEAKEYMAAQGIQMRL; encoded by the coding sequence ATGTTAGCAAAGCGTATCATTCCTTGTTTGGACGTTGATAATGGACGCGTGGTCAAAGGCGTGCAGTTTGTCGATATTAAAGACGCAGGCGACCCAGTTGAAGTAGCGAAACGCTACAACGAACAAGGCGCTGATGAGATTACCTTTTTGGACATTACAGCTACTAACGATGGGCGCGATACTACTTATCATACCGTTGAGCGTATGGCAGAAACGGTATTTGTGCCATTAACCGTCGGTGGCGGCGTGCGTAAAATCGCTGATATTCGCAATTTGCTCAATGCTGGCGCGGATAAAGTCGCGATTAATTCGGCAGCAGTGTTTACGCCTGAATTCGTCGGTGAGGCATCGCAGAAATTCGGCAATCAATGTATCGTTGTTGCTATCGATGCCAAACGCGTCGCTGACATTGAAGTTGATGGCATCATCATGCCGCGTTGGGAAATCTTTACCCATGGTGGTCGTAAGCCAACCGGTATTGATGCGGTTGCTTGGGCGAGCAAGATGGCTGAGCTGGGTGCTGGCGAACTACTAGTCACGTCAATGGATGGTGATGGCACCAAAAAAGGCTATGATTTAGCTCTGATGCGACAGATTACTAGCCGAGTGAATGTACCCGTTATCGCCTCAGGCGGTGTCGGTAATTTACAACATTTAGCAGAAGGCGTATTACAAGGCGGCGTAGATGCGGTACTCGCCGCCAGTATTTTTCACTTTGGTGAGTATACGGTTCAAGAAGCCAAAGAGTACATGGCAGCACAAGGTATACAGATGCGCCTGTAA
- a CDS encoding homoserine kinase, with the protein MSVYTQLTNDQFAAFCQSFGVSFVRAIPITQGIKNSNWFIQTTDDVDGAHSYVFTLFEERPPEDIEKMAVILNQLDGKLPVAAPLSLVDSEEKCYVIQYDNKAITLVPCLAGAHPQQTTQAMCHEIGGALAMLHETLQALQPAQEYGVPLYPWSDVRDREMQFMPGDEAKLMSDIWQSYSTLPLASLPKGLCHLDMFADNTLWNLQKGEERLTGLLDFTEVSVEHYVMDIAITINDFCTTWGDAEQGERVHFDREKMTSFLQGYESKRPLNNDEKRALPVMLAKAAVIFWLLRLNVIHYNRTEGRTGDNIMVKNPDLMKRLAAYHWSHVEKAQNIVFVLLNTSLNASKDNQIAGIFSNIKQAEQARENLKSNSEFEIKEYKLDALA; encoded by the coding sequence ATGTCCGTCTATACCCAGTTAACCAATGATCAGTTTGCCGCCTTTTGCCAAAGTTTTGGCGTATCTTTCGTGCGTGCCATTCCGATTACCCAAGGTATCAAAAACTCTAACTGGTTTATTCAGACAACTGATGATGTAGATGGCGCGCACTCTTACGTATTTACTTTATTTGAAGAGCGTCCACCAGAAGACATCGAAAAAATGGCGGTCATTTTAAATCAATTAGATGGTAAATTACCGGTCGCTGCGCCGTTATCATTGGTTGATAGCGAAGAAAAATGCTATGTCATTCAGTATGATAATAAAGCGATTACCTTGGTGCCTTGTCTGGCTGGCGCGCATCCACAGCAAACCACGCAAGCCATGTGTCATGAGATTGGTGGCGCTTTGGCGATGCTGCATGAGACCCTGCAAGCGCTGCAACCTGCGCAAGAATACGGCGTACCTTTATATCCATGGAGCGATGTACGCGATCGTGAAATGCAGTTTATGCCCGGTGACGAAGCCAAGCTAATGAGCGATATTTGGCAGTCATATAGCACATTACCGCTTGCCAGCTTGCCAAAAGGCTTATGTCATTTAGATATGTTTGCGGATAATACGCTATGGAATCTACAGAAGGGTGAAGAGCGTCTGACTGGGTTGTTAGACTTTACCGAAGTCAGCGTCGAGCACTATGTGATGGATATCGCTATTACTATCAATGACTTTTGTACTACTTGGGGCGATGCAGAGCAAGGCGAGCGAGTTCACTTTGACCGTGAAAAGATGACTTCTTTTTTACAAGGCTACGAGTCAAAACGTCCGCTTAATAACGATGAAAAACGTGCTTTACCTGTTATGCTGGCAAAAGCGGCTGTTATTTTTTGGCTATTACGTCTCAACGTCATTCACTACAATCGCACCGAAGGGCGAACTGGCGATAACATCATGGTCAAAAATCCTGACCTAATGAAACGTCTTGCCGCTTATCATTGGTCGCATGTAGAAAAAGCGCAAAACATCGTTTTTGTGCTGTTAAATACTAGTTTAAATGCCAGTAAAGACAATCAAATAGCTGGCATTTTTAGCAATATTAAGCAAGCTGAGCAAGCACGTGAAAATCTAAAGTCTAACAGCGAGTTTGAAATCAAAGAATACAAGTTAGATGCATTAGCATAA
- a CDS encoding class II glutamine amidotransferase: MCQLLGMNCNTPTDIGFSFAGFRRRGGMTDSHEDGFGIAFFERSDCFNNGNFNGDGAANASTGLRLFHDNRPSHLSPVADLVNNYPIKAMNVIAHIRKATQGQNCLANTHPFVREVWGEQWVFAHNGQMNSEFIKRCQRLQDNGNASHCQPVGSTDSEMAFCYLVNRLKSSFKTRPDDQTLFNFLTTQCRYLSANGLFNCLISNGRWQMAYAGSLLFYLTRKAPFGEAKLADDDLAINFGDVTTDTDKVTILVTVPLTENEKWQQLAVNECLIFQDGDVIYKDSPSQRKFLTIDEGIAIARSVGASV; encoded by the coding sequence ATGTGTCAGCTTTTAGGAATGAACTGTAATACTCCAACCGATATCGGTTTTAGCTTTGCAGGGTTTCGTCGTCGCGGCGGCATGACAGACAGTCATGAGGATGGCTTTGGTATTGCATTCTTTGAGCGTAGTGACTGTTTTAATAACGGCAACTTTAATGGTGATGGCGCGGCCAATGCTTCAACCGGACTGCGCTTGTTCCATGACAATCGCCCAAGCCACTTATCGCCAGTTGCAGACTTGGTTAATAATTATCCAATCAAAGCCATGAACGTCATCGCTCATATTCGTAAAGCTACCCAAGGACAGAATTGCCTAGCGAATACGCATCCATTCGTCCGTGAAGTCTGGGGTGAGCAGTGGGTATTTGCTCATAACGGACAGATGAATAGCGAGTTTATTAAACGCTGTCAGCGTCTGCAAGATAATGGTAATGCTTCACATTGCCAGCCAGTCGGCTCAACCGATTCTGAAATGGCATTTTGTTATTTGGTCAATCGTCTTAAAAGCAGCTTTAAAACCCGCCCTGATGACCAAACGCTGTTTAACTTTTTGACCACCCAATGTCGTTATTTATCTGCTAACGGTCTGTTTAATTGCCTTATATCAAACGGTCGATGGCAAATGGCTTATGCCGGCAGCTTATTGTTTTATCTTACGCGTAAAGCACCGTTTGGTGAGGCAAAATTGGCAGATGATGATTTGGCGATTAATTTTGGTGATGTGACCACAGACACCGATAAAGTGACGATTCTAGTGACTGTGCCACTGACTGAAAATGAAAAATGGCAACAGTTAGCGGTCAATGAATGTCTGATATTCCAAGATGGTGACGTCATTTATAAAGACAGCCCAAGTCAGCGTAAGTTTTTGACGATTGATGAAGGGATTGCGATTGCACGGTCGGTTGGGGCGAGTGTTTAG
- a CDS encoding YchJ family protein has protein sequence MSISAQTCPCQINPSSDDISAPLPYKDCCQPYHDGICNKEANEENDNADGIKADTAERLMRTRYSAFVLVKPEYIVKTTLPVQQNLLDIKAIESWAKETDWAGLEIVAHTPKLSKRHAQVEFKAYFHTTDSAADSVEEMIQAHHELSAFVKVKDKANNDARWYFLDPTVAMTLSQKQPCICGSGEKFKRCCRTYI, from the coding sequence ATGTCAATTTCCGCACAGACCTGCCCTTGCCAAATTAATCCGTCATCAGATGACATCAGCGCGCCCCTACCTTATAAGGATTGCTGTCAGCCTTATCACGATGGCATATGTAATAAAGAAGCTAATGAAGAAAATGATAATGCAGACGGTATAAAAGCGGACACTGCTGAGCGATTAATGCGCACGCGTTATAGTGCCTTTGTATTGGTCAAGCCAGAATATATCGTCAAGACCACGCTACCCGTGCAGCAAAACTTGTTGGATATCAAAGCGATTGAGTCTTGGGCAAAAGAGACAGATTGGGCAGGATTGGAAATCGTAGCGCACACGCCAAAACTCAGTAAACGGCATGCACAAGTTGAATTTAAGGCTTACTTCCATACAACAGATAGTGCGGCTGATAGTGTAGAAGAAATGATACAAGCGCATCATGAACTGTCTGCCTTTGTAAAAGTAAAAGACAAAGCGAATAATGATGCACGCTGGTACTTTTTAGATCCTACGGTCGCAATGACTCTCAGCCAAAAGCAACCGTGTATTTGTGGGTCTGGGGAGAAGTTTAAACGGTGTTGTAGGACGTATATTTAA